A window from Moritella yayanosii encodes these proteins:
- the acs gene encoding acetate--CoA ligase produces MSDTKLYPVPAEFAQNSLLNDSAYQAMYKHSINDPEAFWREQGQIVDWIKPYSQVKNTSFQPGSIDIKWFQDGKLNVSANCLDRHLKDNANKTAIIWEGDNPADSEKLTYQDVYEKVCQFSNALKAQGIKKGDVVCLYMPMIPEAAIAMLACTRIGAVHTIVFAGFSAGALAERINNCGAKLVITADEGVRAGRIIRLKDCVDKALAKPQVTSVNNVIVFARTKADIAWHEGRDLWWHDVVKDQPSECEPEAMNAEDPLFILYTSGSTGKPKGVLHTTGGYLVYATMTFKYVFDHQDSDVFWCTADVGWITGHSYLVYGPLANAATTVLFEGVPNYPDTARMSQVIDKHQVTTLYTAPTAIRALMAKGDDAIAGTKRTSLRLMGSVGEPINPEAWRWYYNTIGNSSTPIVDTWWQTETGGILITPLPGATALKPGSATRPFFGISPALVDNEGNLLEGENEGNLVILDSWPGQMRGIYGDESRFEEAYFSTFPNMYCTGDGAKRDADGYYWITGRVDDVLNVSGHRMGTAEIESALVSHSKIAEAAVVGVPHDIKGQGIYAYVTLNAGEKADDALEAEVKQWVRNEIGAIATPDTLHWTQALPKTRSGKIMRRILRKIATNDTDSLGDTSTLADPSVVDTLIAEKQNA; encoded by the coding sequence ATGAGCGACACTAAACTATATCCGGTACCTGCAGAATTTGCGCAAAACAGTTTATTAAATGATAGTGCTTATCAAGCCATGTACAAGCATTCAATTAACGATCCGGAAGCCTTTTGGCGTGAACAAGGGCAAATAGTTGACTGGATCAAGCCTTATAGCCAAGTTAAAAACACCAGTTTCCAACCTGGCAGTATCGACATTAAATGGTTCCAAGACGGTAAACTTAATGTATCAGCCAACTGTCTTGATCGTCACTTAAAAGATAATGCCAATAAAACCGCCATTATTTGGGAAGGTGATAATCCAGCAGATTCTGAAAAACTCACTTATCAAGACGTTTACGAAAAAGTTTGTCAATTTTCAAATGCGTTAAAAGCCCAAGGCATTAAAAAAGGCGACGTCGTTTGTCTGTATATGCCAATGATCCCAGAAGCCGCTATCGCGATGCTGGCTTGTACTCGTATTGGTGCCGTGCATACCATTGTATTCGCTGGTTTCTCCGCAGGAGCACTGGCCGAACGTATTAACAACTGCGGCGCGAAATTAGTCATTACTGCCGATGAAGGTGTGCGTGCTGGCCGTATTATTCGCCTCAAGGATTGTGTTGATAAAGCACTCGCTAAACCCCAAGTGACCAGTGTTAACAATGTCATTGTATTTGCCCGCACTAAAGCCGACATCGCATGGCATGAAGGCCGTGACCTGTGGTGGCATGATGTCGTCAAAGACCAGCCAAGTGAATGCGAACCAGAAGCAATGAATGCCGAAGATCCATTATTCATTCTTTATACTTCCGGCTCAACCGGTAAACCCAAAGGCGTATTACACACCACAGGTGGTTATCTCGTGTATGCCACGATGACCTTTAAATATGTCTTTGATCATCAAGACAGCGACGTATTCTGGTGCACTGCCGATGTCGGTTGGATCACCGGCCACAGCTATTTAGTCTACGGACCATTGGCGAACGCCGCCACCACGGTATTATTTGAAGGGGTGCCCAACTACCCTGATACTGCTCGTATGAGCCAAGTGATTGATAAACACCAGGTCACCACCCTTTATACGGCACCAACTGCCATCCGTGCATTAATGGCTAAAGGCGATGATGCTATCGCCGGCACCAAACGTACTTCACTGCGCTTAATGGGCTCGGTAGGCGAACCAATCAACCCTGAAGCATGGCGATGGTATTACAACACTATCGGCAATTCATCAACACCGATTGTTGATACTTGGTGGCAAACCGAAACGGGGGGTATTTTAATTACCCCTCTGCCAGGCGCAACGGCACTGAAACCGGGCTCTGCAACCCGTCCATTCTTTGGTATTAGCCCTGCCTTGGTCGATAATGAAGGTAACTTATTAGAAGGCGAGAATGAAGGTAACTTAGTTATTTTAGATTCTTGGCCTGGACAAATGCGTGGTATTTATGGCGATGAAAGCCGCTTTGAAGAAGCTTATTTCTCCACATTCCCGAATATGTACTGCACCGGCGATGGGGCTAAACGTGATGCTGATGGTTATTACTGGATCACCGGGCGTGTCGATGATGTGCTTAATGTATCGGGTCACCGTATGGGTACCGCAGAAATTGAAAGTGCATTAGTATCACACAGCAAAATTGCCGAAGCCGCTGTCGTCGGTGTACCACACGACATTAAAGGTCAGGGTATTTATGCGTACGTGACATTGAATGCCGGAGAAAAAGCCGATGACGCATTAGAGGCCGAAGTCAAGCAATGGGTTCGCAATGAAATTGGAGCGATTGCCACACCGGATACGTTACATTGGACCCAGGCACTACCAAAAACCCGCTCAGGTAAGATCATGCGTCGTATCCTGCGTAAAATAGCAACCAATGACACGGATTCGTTAGGGGATACATCCACGCTAGCAGACCCTAGCGTGGTTGATACTCTCATAGCCGAAAAACAAAACGCATAA
- the cobA gene encoding uroporphyrinogen-III C-methyltransferase encodes MTEQGLPITEGEQHTVRNAGTVILVGSGPGDPDLLTVKALRLLQHAEVVVHDRLVSAEIIALINPQAECFFVGKQAGYHCVPQSGINQLLVELSLQGKQVIRLKGGDPFIFGRGGEELEALLPFNIPFEVVPGITAASGCAAYAGIPLTHRDYTQGVQFITGHLKNDAHQLDWPLLGKATHTLVFYMGLTQSSGIASNLIEHGMDAAMPVAIIEKGTSKQQRTLQGSLKDLGALAAQAESPSLIIIGKVTQLASKLDWFSATLDTAE; translated from the coding sequence ATGACAGAACAAGGGTTACCAATAACAGAAGGTGAACAACATACTGTTCGCAATGCAGGGACGGTTATTTTGGTCGGTTCTGGCCCAGGTGATCCGGATCTATTAACGGTAAAAGCGTTACGTTTACTGCAACATGCTGAAGTGGTTGTGCATGACCGTTTAGTATCAGCAGAGATCATCGCTTTGATCAACCCACAAGCTGAATGCTTTTTTGTGGGCAAGCAAGCGGGATATCACTGTGTACCACAAAGCGGTATAAACCAACTGCTGGTGGAGCTGTCATTGCAAGGCAAGCAAGTGATCCGCCTTAAAGGTGGTGATCCGTTTATCTTTGGCCGTGGTGGTGAAGAACTCGAAGCCTTATTACCGTTTAACATACCGTTTGAAGTGGTACCGGGTATTACCGCAGCATCAGGCTGTGCGGCATACGCTGGGATCCCACTGACACACCGAGATTATACCCAAGGTGTGCAATTTATTACCGGACATTTAAAAAATGATGCGCATCAGCTAGATTGGCCGTTACTTGGTAAAGCCACGCATACCTTGGTGTTTTACATGGGTTTGACCCAGAGTAGTGGCATTGCGAGTAACCTTATCGAACACGGTATGGATGCCGCTATGCCGGTGGCGATTATAGAAAAAGGCACTAGCAAACAGCAGCGTACATTACAAGGATCGTTAAAAGATCTGGGTGCTCTGGCTGCGCAAGCTGAAAGTCCGTCACTGATTATTATTGGTAAAGTGACGCAGTTAGCCAGCAAACTGGATTGGTTTAGCGCGACGCTTGATACTGCCGAATAG
- the aroQ gene encoding type II 3-dehydroquinate dehydratase has protein sequence MSNNPRILLLNGPNLNLLGKREPETYGYQTLSDIVEHLTDVATEHDIDLRHEQSNAEHELIDHIHAAMGNTDFIIINPAAYTHTSVAIRDALLGAAIPFIEVHLSNVHAREQFRHHSYLSDIAKGVICGLGADGYEFALLSAAKQLKQTNNK, from the coding sequence ATGTCGAACAACCCCAGAATATTGTTACTCAACGGACCGAATCTAAATCTTTTAGGTAAAAGAGAACCTGAGACTTACGGCTATCAAACACTTAGTGACATTGTAGAACATTTGACCGATGTTGCAACTGAGCACGATATTGATCTGCGCCACGAACAATCTAACGCAGAGCACGAGCTTATCGATCATATTCATGCGGCGATGGGCAATACTGATTTTATCATTATCAACCCTGCGGCATACACGCATACCAGTGTCGCCATTAGAGATGCATTATTAGGGGCTGCAATCCCATTTATCGAAGTACACCTCTCTAATGTCCACGCACGAGAACAATTTCGTCATCATTCTTATCTGTCCGATATCGCCAAAGGTGTTATTTGTGGATTAGGTGCTGATGGTTATGAATTTGCGTTGCTTTCTGCTGCCAAACAGCTAAAGCAAACTAACAACAAATAA
- a CDS encoding FxsA family protein, protein MLGRLFFLFTAMTLIEVYVLMSIGSLLGAELTIGIIILTAFAGSYLVRNQGVQTVKKLQARLAAGEAPGQEIVEAIMLLVCGVLLVTPGFVTDALGLLVLTPQIRGRLAKAIIAQYKDRIIPQAMFTGNAQGFQYSSTQSSSQSSPFQQQPGSDNKAKNDDVIEGDFVEVNRDDNKLN, encoded by the coding sequence GTGTTAGGTCGTTTATTTTTTCTGTTTACTGCGATGACATTAATTGAAGTGTATGTACTAATGTCGATAGGTTCGTTATTAGGTGCTGAGCTGACTATTGGTATTATTATTTTAACTGCGTTTGCCGGTTCATACTTGGTTCGTAATCAAGGTGTACAAACGGTGAAAAAGTTACAAGCGCGTTTAGCGGCGGGTGAAGCGCCGGGACAAGAAATTGTTGAAGCTATTATGCTGCTGGTATGTGGTGTGTTACTGGTTACACCAGGTTTTGTGACTGATGCGTTAGGTTTGTTAGTATTAACCCCGCAAATTCGTGGCCGCTTAGCTAAAGCGATTATCGCCCAGTACAAAGATCGTATTATTCCACAAGCGATGTTTACTGGTAATGCACAGGGTTTCCAGTACTCGTCTACACAGTCATCAAGCCAGTCGTCACCATTTCAACAACAGCCAGGGTCAGATAACAAGGCTAAAAATGATGATGTTATCGAAGGCGATTTTGTCGAAGTAAACCGAGATGACAATAAGCTTAATTAA
- a CDS encoding protein-disulfide reductase DsbD domain-containing protein, producing MNLKSILLLASSLALQSSIPVLANTNFNLFANKQQNAPAFLPVEDAFVFSQLQQGDNLNVFWQITEGYYLYKNKLRVTINGNDYTIDGLPTGKDYHDEYFGDVEIFQYELMLSVPVANVAAASEITIHYQGCAVAGLCYPPMTKTFISQ from the coding sequence ATGAACCTAAAATCGATCCTATTATTAGCCAGCAGCCTCGCTCTGCAGAGTAGCATACCCGTATTAGCCAATACTAATTTTAACCTATTTGCAAATAAACAACAAAACGCGCCAGCATTCTTGCCTGTCGAAGACGCCTTTGTGTTTTCGCAACTGCAGCAAGGCGACAATCTCAATGTGTTCTGGCAAATTACCGAGGGTTATTATTTATATAAAAATAAGCTGCGAGTCACCATTAATGGTAATGACTACACTATCGACGGCTTGCCTACAGGTAAAGACTATCATGATGAATATTTTGGCGATGTCGAAATATTTCAGTACGAATTGATGCTGTCAGTCCCTGTGGCAAATGTAGCAGCAGCGAGTGAGATCACCATCCATTATCAAGGTTGCGCAGTGGCAGGCTTGTGTTATCCACCCATGACAAAAACATTTATTAGCCAATAA
- a CDS encoding 3-phenylpropionate MFS transporter has product MRFALPSSIWMGFYYAFFFGVFGILLPFWALWLKGEGISTEMIGSMLAFALVARSAGALLLTRNLVTTTSLLTRVQRLTLTAMVAFSGFYLIENVYAIFLLVILTNFIFSPLMALGETIGAKLVRYNNMDYGRVRLWGSIGFMLSSALTGFLVEEFDHRIILLSIIIGLGILFLLTITPAKNMPEGGTATSKPSSGILTILKRPAFWPFLAITSLLQGAHAAYYGFGAVYWQDIGISEIYIGYFWSVGVAGEILFLAFGKRIFGNVSIAMMFVIAAAGSVLRWTTLGYAMDVTPIMLSQLLHGVTFGVAHLASMRYMAERVSEEDAVATQAIYAALPFSLAIALLTFVSGLFYPLVKADIFIYMAFAVLPVFLIARSKHIAVIK; this is encoded by the coding sequence ATGCGCTTTGCACTGCCATCATCAATATGGATGGGATTTTATTACGCTTTTTTCTTCGGTGTATTTGGCATTCTGCTGCCATTCTGGGCGTTATGGTTAAAAGGCGAAGGTATCTCCACGGAAATGATCGGTAGCATGCTGGCATTTGCACTGGTTGCCCGTTCTGCAGGGGCGTTATTATTGACCCGCAACTTGGTCACGACTACCTCACTATTGACCCGCGTTCAGCGATTGACGCTGACTGCAATGGTCGCGTTCTCTGGTTTTTATCTGATTGAAAATGTTTATGCGATCTTTTTATTAGTCATTTTAACTAACTTTATATTTTCGCCGTTGATGGCCTTGGGCGAGACGATAGGTGCGAAGTTAGTGCGTTACAATAATATGGATTATGGCCGAGTGCGGTTGTGGGGCTCGATTGGTTTTATGTTGTCGAGTGCGTTAACCGGTTTTTTGGTCGAAGAGTTTGATCATAGAATCATTTTATTGTCGATTATTATTGGACTCGGGATCTTATTTCTACTCACTATCACACCTGCGAAAAATATGCCGGAAGGTGGAACGGCAACCAGCAAACCGAGTTCGGGTATTTTGACGATATTAAAGCGTCCAGCATTTTGGCCATTTTTAGCCATCACCTCATTATTACAAGGTGCTCATGCGGCTTATTATGGTTTTGGCGCTGTGTACTGGCAAGATATTGGTATTAGTGAAATTTATATCGGTTATTTCTGGAGTGTGGGGGTTGCCGGTGAGATCTTATTTTTAGCGTTTGGTAAACGCATCTTTGGCAATGTCAGTATTGCCATGATGTTTGTCATTGCTGCGGCGGGTAGTGTGTTACGTTGGACCACATTAGGCTATGCCATGGATGTTACGCCAATCATGTTGTCACAGTTATTACATGGAGTGACGTTTGGTGTCGCGCACCTGGCATCAATGCGTTATATGGCAGAACGTGTCAGTGAAGAAGATGCGGTAGCGACACAAGCTATTTATGCCGCGCTGCCGTTTAGTTTAGCCATCGCGCTGCTGACGTTTGTATCTGGGCTATTTTATCCGCTCGTCAAAGCCGATATCTTTATTTATATGGCATTCGCTGTGTTGCCAGTATTTTTAATTGCCCGCAGCAAGCATATTGCTGTCATTAAATAA